A portion of the Platichthys flesus chromosome 7, fPlaFle2.1, whole genome shotgun sequence genome contains these proteins:
- the hes2.1 gene encoding transcription factor HES-2.1, producing MSPSIAIEANQALPARSTVAQRKQANELRKTLKPLLEKKRRARINDSLTHLKSLILPLVGKDNARYSKLEKADILEMTVRFLTDLPASPVKDSTDSYREGYKACLQRVSALLPKTSLDQDACQRVNDFVQQSMSATVTPTCLNCCAQSSRSLPQIQQRLLSLKSSFSSRLETQSRSSSSSSSSAVAPSRAQPGQQPVSADMWRPW from the exons ATGAGTCCCAGCATCGCCATTGAGGCCAACCAGGCTCTCCCCGCCAGGTCCACCGTGGCCCAGAGAAAACAAGCCAACGAACTCAGAAAG ACTCTGAAACCCTTGCTAGAGAAGAAAAGACGTGCTCGCATCAATGACAGCCTCACTCATCTGAAGAGCCTCATTCTGCCTCTTGTTGGAAAAGACAACGCACGCTACTCCAAACTGGAGAAAGCTGATATTCTGGAAATGACAGTCCGGTTCCTCACAGATCTTCCTGCCTCTCCTGTCAAAG ATTCCACAGACAGTTACAGAGAAGGCTACAAAGCATGCCTCCAGCGCGTCTCCGCTCTGCTTCCCAAAACGAGCCTGGATCAGGACGCGTGCCAGCGGGTGAACGACTTCGTTCAGCAGTCCATGTCCGCCACCGTCACTCCAACCTGCCTGAACTGTTGCGCTCAGAGCTCCAGGAGCCTCCCTCAGATCCAACAGAGACTCCTGAGCCTCAAAtccagcttcagctccagaCTGGAGACTCAgtcccgcagcagcagcagcagcagcagcagcgcagTGGCTCCGAGCCGCGCACAGCCAGGCCAGCAGCCTGTCAGCGCTGACATGTGGAGACCTTGGTAG
- the LOC133957269 gene encoding transcription factor HES-2-like translates to MSPNMTCEALPAFSPRVTVAKRKQALELRKTMKPLMEKRRRARINDSLNHLKNLILPLTGRDKTRYSKLEKADILEMTARFLSDIPPVNNKDSADSYKEGYKACLQRVSALLPKTSLDQEACQRVNCFVQQSMSATVSPSCRNCCAQSSRSLPQIQQRLLSLKSSFSSRLETQTRSSSAVAPSLAQPGPQPVSAAMWRPW, encoded by the exons ATGTCTCCAAATATGACTTGTGAAGCTCTCCCAGCTTTTTCTCCACGAGTAACTGTGGCCAAAAGAAAACAGGCTCTTGAGCTCCGAAAG ACTATGAAACCTCTGATGGAAAAAAGAAGGCGCGCCCGTATCAACGACAGCCTTAACCACCTGAAAAACCTCATCCTTCCCCTCACAGGCAGAGAT AAGACTCGCTATTCCAAGCTTGAGAAAGCCGACATCCTTGAAATGACTGCGAGGTTCCTCAGCGACATCCCCCCTGTTAACAACAAAG ATTCCGCAGACAGTTACAAAGAAGGCTACAAAGCCTGCCTGCAGCGCGTCTCCGCTCTGCTTCCCAAAACGAGCCTGGATCAAGAAGCGTGCCAGCGAGTGAACTGCTTCGTTCAGCAGTCCATGTCCGCCACCGTCTCCCCATCCTGCCGGAACTGTTGCGCCCAGAGCTCCAGGAGCCTCCCTCAGATCCAACAGAGACTCCTGAGCCTTAAAtccagcttcagctccagaCTGGAGACTCAGACCCGCAGCAGCAGCGCAGTGGCTCCGAGCCTCGCTCAGCCAGGCCCGCAGCCTGTCAGCGCCGCCATGTGGAGACCTTGGTAG